TTTCCTTAGTCCAGATGCATGTCATTTAATCAAATATATATTGGACCTGATCCtcatctgttttcctctgaTATAACTTCATTGATTTCATTGGAACTGAATTTACTTCACTTAATTGTGAGATCCTATCCAGGCCTATGGATTAgctatatggaaaaaaaaaaaaaatgtatatggaAAACTTCAGGGCTTCTGTGGTACTTAGCTGGGTGCCATTATTGTGCATGATCTGAGTTCCTATGTACAACCACAACACAAATGCTACAAATACAGTGTGAAACATCCTTCTATCCTGTCCTGATTTAGAGCACAGAACATGCAAGAGAAGACAAACATACAAATGCTTCTAAAATGTTGATGATTTAGATTCAGATACTCTGCTTACTTTCTAACCCAGCCTAATGACAAATTGCATTAAATCGGAGGAAAGTCAGGTGCACAGACAGCCAATGTGATCAGGAAGAGTCCAGGCAACCAAGATTTGCAGCTGTCCCGTTTGTTAAACTCTGCCAAACAGAATGGTCTCTTCTGGGCTGGACTACTGTTATCAGCAGATTCATATGCCTGAACATACAAtaacttcagctgcttctgtaaAAAACAGGCTTGCAAAATATGACTAATTGTCTAGAAAATTTGCATTAATTTGGCAGATTCTGTCAGCCACTCATTTACTCATGCATTTATTATCTGAGTCATCTAACTGATCAATTTCCATGCCAGGAAATTGATCCCGCTGTAGAAGCAGGAAACTGATCAAAGTGGCATTTgttcagggaggaaaaataaggaaataaaagtttGTGGATCTTTATGACATAAACTTAATTTGTGGGTTAactgttaatatattttatagcaATTAAAGTTACCATAGTTCATATTGTAGGGAGTAGAACAACGCCATTCTCTTTAGTATGTGTACAGCTGTAAAGATCACCTAGTCGAGTCTAACTTTAAAAGCGGTCACAATAAACAAATAATACAATCTATTGCAAAAATACAATtgcaaaacaataaaacctTACAAATTGCTTAACACAGAATGTGAATGTTTCAGCCTCTATTGCCTTCaacccttttccctttccctacTTACTGATCTTTTTACTGCCTGTTGATGAATCTGCTCCATTCTCTCTTCATGaagcctttgcttttcattatcCTCATGTTCATATTTCAGTTTAGCCAGCACAAAATCCCACCTCATCCTCTCAAGCTCAATATCAGCTGCTGTGACCTGCTTGCCCCAGAGCTGTTCCAGCTCCTCTGCATCGGTGAATACTTCTGACTGCAAAGCACTGGTTCTTCCCTTCATATCCAAATGTGCCATATGACACTTAGCATCCATGCTCCCTGTTTTACTGTCTGAGATGAAAGATGATGTTATCATATCTCTGAAGGCTCCCTGCTATAAATtggagagagggaggataaataaaaatagaatatgTTAATCTAAAGCCTGAATATTTGTTCCAGTGATTATTCACACATTTGTGTAATGACTCACTAGTTCTCTAATATACattatttccctttaaaaatttGTTCCTAGAGTTGGAAAAGAAGTCTTCTATTGAATGTTGtcttaaaaaatatgaaatgtcCATCATATAAAAATTTTCTGATTtgaaaatatggagaaaaatctaaaaacatttaattaggGAGTGGTTGATCTAAACCAAACACTATGGCTCTTTCGATCAAATGGAAGGATTTCACATCCTGGGAATTTGATGTTATCCCATGAAAATGAGAGCCCCTGAAGTTCTTTACCTCTGAGAAGTAGCTCAAATGTCTCATGATACTCACTTTCCTTTCCACTGGTCTACATGTTCCATGATGCATTGTAGTTTTACATCTGGAAGAATTGTATCTTCCACTTACCATCTTTTCATGTTGCTGCTTCTTGTTATCTTTATTCTGGGGTTCCTGTAAAGTAAGTTGAATATCTTTCTGATTTTCTGCAAGCTCTTCCATAGTTGTTTGGAATGAATATTCTGATCCCTCTAGATAGCCGGATTCTTGCAAATCCCCTTGTATTTCCTGGTCTTTAGCAAACAGAGTTCCTGTCTCAATATGGGAGACTTCCACTGATGTTGAAGCATCTCCAGGGATGTTCTGGAACAGAATGGGGGTATCTATGTGCTGACAATGAAGCAGGTGGCccatatttaagaaaaggatTGACTCTGAGAATAATGTAGGCACATACACAGAGGGCATACTGGAGCCAATACAAAAGTGGTTAGGGGCTTAACTCCCATTTACGTTCCATCATGTTCTTTGCCTAGatatgaataaagaaaaaaatcactggatATAGGTCTGCAGGTAGATCTTCTGAAAACCCCACTTATTGGCTTAAGATGAGAAATTATCAGCAATTCCATTTACAGTAACCCATGGAGCTGTCTAGGGGCCCCCAGGAAGTACGAACAGTACATCacacttctttaaaatgtaacatAATCAATATCCTTCTGCAGCTCAGAGAAGGATGGCTTTTCTTTCATGGAAATAAAACTTGGCTGAAGATCTACCTTGGACTGGGTTGTTTCTTACTGCCTCCAGCATAGTCAGATCACAACTTGTAGGGTATGTCTAGTCATCAGCTAGAAGTCAATACTATCCTTTTAACTGGAGGTAGGTAGACATTTTAGCATGTGAACTAAGAGTTCAACCCCTTGTTTTCATGCTCATCATACTTGCTGCATTTTATAAATGTGATATAAAGCATAGAtttcacatctgaaaaaaagatttaggcaaacaaaaaaataaattttttgttattgagtttgaggaagaggagcagaagaggaagaaagtaaaGCAAGGTGATTACCATGGGTAACTGACGTACAAAGACAGGGCAGGTAGCAGGCTAAACATGAGGCAACAGTCTCCTCTTCACAGGATTTCCatacagaaaatgtgaaagcaGCTGTCCCAGTTCAAAGGCCAGGGCACAATGACCGCAGAGATTCTGCCCTTGGATGACTTCACAGCTGCCCTGTTGCCACAACAAACTGATGCTTGTTGTTAGCAAGATCACATTCTGTCACATTGCAGGTTCTTCAAGGCAGACTGAGCTTACCTCCTCTGTCACAGACCACCCTCCTTGGTCACTGTTTTCTACCTTGTAAATACATCTATACATTGCAGTGAAGGTGTCTGCCAGGATTTGTGGAGTCCCAGAATGCTCCTGTGCCCAAGCCAATTAGCTCTTTCTGGGAGGCAGG
This Phalacrocorax aristotelis chromosome 3, bGulAri2.1, whole genome shotgun sequence DNA region includes the following protein-coding sequences:
- the TMEM247 gene encoding transmembrane protein 247, which produces MRELKQLNIPGDASTSVEVSHIETGTLFAKDQEIQGDLQESGYLEGSEYSFQTTMEELAENQKDIQLTLQEPQNKDNKKQQHEKMQGAFRDMITSSFISDSKTGSMDAKCHMAHLDMKGRTSALQSEVFTDAEELEQLWGKQVTAADIELERMRWDFVLAKLKYEHEDNEKQRLHEERMEQIHQQAVKRSCSRGLRDLLQPSNQYALFLYCFIIIHVIYTVKELAFYFFHTHYLFCFAIVLFFILKKSFQDYKNKKKCS